A DNA window from Bacteroides cellulosilyticus contains the following coding sequences:
- a CDS encoding outer membrane beta-barrel family protein → MKIKCPLLLIMLVISSLVAAQNAAPPFQIKGVLLDSLTQEGEPYATIKIVKKEAPAHALKMLVTDMKGKFQEKIPGTGDFVMTISSIGRNTIVKDFTVKAGEKIVDFGTLYVTDASNELGQVEVVAQKPLVKVDVDKIEYNIEDDPDSKTNSVIEMLRKVPLVTVDGEDNIQVNGSSSFKIHVNGKPNNMMSNNPKEVLKSMPANTIKYIEVITSPGAKYDAEGVGGILNIVTVGSGFEGYTATFSGRASNMGLGAGAYATIKQGKLTLTGNYNYSYNTQPTSYSDSYREDYNSTDQKYLESTSESDYSGQFQHGNLEASYEIDTLRLITMSVGMYGGGNDNESQGNTEMWNTARDKKAYSYRNLMDGDGSWYSIRGNIDYQRTSKKNKNRMLTLSYKINTQPQESDSYNRYLDRYQVPEDFQLYNSHTFGKTNTTEHTFQVDYTTPIGKIHTIETGVKYIIRNNVSKNNFEEDRSNDGNGDYVYNEKRSSNYEHLNDILAAYLGYTLRYKDFTFKPGLRFEHTAQDVRYIVGAGEDFKVSYNDLVPSVSMGIKLGQTQTLRGGYDMRIYRPGIWYLNPYFDDSNPMFISQGNSELESEKSHSFNLNYSSFSSKFNINVSLRHSFNNSGIENVSRLIGEGGEEFEGGHFAPEGALYRTYENIGKSRRTDMSLYLNWNASPKTRIYINGRGGYSDIKSPSQGLHNYGWQGSMYGGIQHTFPWNLRASLNAGGSTPYISLQGKGSGYSYYSLSVNRSFLKDRLTVSVYGSNLFSKYINFNNTTFGDNFYSTSKSRYPNRSFGMSISYRIGELKASVKKAARSISNDDVKGGGGGTQGGGGGE, encoded by the coding sequence ATGAAAATTAAATGCCCTTTGCTGCTTATCATGTTGGTAATATCCTCATTGGTAGCGGCACAGAATGCGGCACCTCCATTTCAGATTAAAGGAGTCTTACTGGATTCTTTGACTCAAGAGGGAGAACCTTATGCCACAATCAAAATCGTGAAAAAAGAAGCGCCTGCCCATGCATTGAAAATGCTGGTAACAGACATGAAAGGAAAGTTTCAGGAAAAGATTCCGGGGACGGGTGATTTTGTGATGACGATTTCTTCTATTGGTAGAAATACCATTGTGAAAGATTTCACCGTGAAAGCAGGAGAGAAAATTGTTGATTTCGGTACGCTGTATGTCACGGATGCATCCAACGAATTGGGACAAGTGGAAGTCGTAGCTCAAAAGCCTTTGGTGAAGGTGGATGTGGACAAGATAGAGTATAATATTGAAGACGACCCCGATTCGAAAACCAATTCCGTGATAGAGATGTTGCGAAAAGTACCTTTGGTGACGGTAGACGGCGAAGATAATATACAGGTAAACGGTAGCAGTAGCTTTAAGATACACGTTAACGGCAAACCCAACAACATGATGAGTAATAACCCCAAGGAAGTGTTGAAGAGTATGCCTGCGAATACTATTAAATATATCGAAGTTATCACCTCTCCGGGAGCAAAGTATGATGCCGAAGGAGTGGGAGGTATCCTCAATATTGTGACTGTTGGCAGTGGATTCGAAGGCTATACAGCCACCTTCAGCGGTCGTGCCAGCAATATGGGACTGGGTGCCGGTGCCTATGCTACGATCAAACAGGGAAAGCTTACGTTGACAGGCAACTACAATTACAGTTATAACACCCAGCCTACCAGCTATTCGGATAGCTATCGGGAAGATTATAATTCTACTGACCAGAAGTACTTGGAGTCCACTTCCGAATCGGATTATAGCGGACAATTCCAGCATGGCAACTTGGAGGCTAGTTATGAGATCGATACATTGCGGCTCATCACTATGTCCGTAGGTATGTATGGTGGTGGAAATGATAACGAATCGCAAGGAAATACTGAGATGTGGAACACCGCACGCGACAAGAAAGCATATAGTTATCGTAATTTGATGGACGGAGACGGTTCATGGTATTCCATCCGTGGTAATATCGACTACCAACGCACTTCTAAGAAGAACAAGAACCGTATGCTCACCCTGTCGTATAAAATTAATACTCAACCACAGGAGAGTGATAGTTATAACCGCTATTTGGATCGTTATCAAGTGCCCGAGGATTTTCAACTTTACAATTCGCACACTTTCGGTAAGACTAATACCACGGAGCATACTTTTCAGGTAGACTATACGACTCCCATCGGCAAGATACATACCATAGAAACGGGTGTAAAGTACATTATCCGCAACAATGTCAGCAAAAATAACTTTGAGGAGGACAGGAGCAACGATGGTAATGGAGACTATGTATACAATGAAAAACGTAGTAGTAACTACGAGCATTTGAATGACATCTTGGCTGCTTACCTGGGATATACGTTGCGTTACAAGGATTTCACCTTCAAGCCAGGTTTACGTTTTGAGCACACAGCGCAGGATGTACGTTATATCGTCGGTGCAGGTGAGGATTTTAAGGTGAGTTATAATGATCTGGTGCCTTCCGTATCTATGGGTATTAAGCTGGGGCAAACGCAGACATTGCGTGGTGGATATGACATGCGTATCTATCGTCCCGGCATTTGGTATCTGAATCCTTATTTTGATGATAGTAACCCGATGTTCATCAGTCAGGGTAATTCGGAACTGGAGAGTGAGAAGAGCCATTCGTTCAATTTGAATTATAGTAGTTTCTCATCTAAATTCAACATCAATGTTTCATTACGCCACTCTTTCAACAACAGTGGAATTGAGAATGTCAGCCGACTGATAGGCGAAGGAGGTGAGGAATTCGAAGGGGGGCACTTTGCTCCTGAAGGTGCCCTTTACAGGACATATGAGAATATAGGTAAGAGCCGTCGTACTGATATGAGCTTATATCTCAACTGGAATGCATCGCCTAAAACACGTATCTACATCAATGGTCGTGGTGGGTATTCGGATATTAAAAGTCCGTCGCAGGGCTTGCACAATTACGGTTGGCAGGGTTCTATGTATGGTGGTATCCAGCATACTTTCCCGTGGAATTTACGTGCCAGTTTGAATGCCGGTGGAAGTACGCCCTATATTTCTTTGCAGGGAAAGGGCAGCGGTTATTCTTATTATAGTTTGAGCGTAAACCGCTCGTTCCTGAAGGATCGATTGACAGTAAGCGTTTATGGGTCAAATCTCTTCTCAAAGTATATAAACTTTAATAATACAACCTTCGGTGATAATTTCTACTCTACCAGTAAGAGTCGTTATCCCAACCGTTCGTTCGGTATGAGCATTAGCTATCGTATTGGTGAATTGAAGGCCAGTGTGAAGAAAGCTGCCCGCTCCATTAGTAACGACGATGTGAAAGGTGGTGGTGGTGGCACCCAAGGTGGTGGCGGTGGAGAATAA